tGGCTGCTCCGGCAAGGAGGAAACACCAGCTGCCGCTGTCAGCCCAGTCGGCCTTCGGCTATGTCCCGCCGGGGCGGAGAAATCCGCCGGAGGTCAGCTATTTCCACCAGGAGGCCAAGGTGAGGGCAGAagaagtgtgtatatatatatagagatagatagatatagatatctaTATCTGTATATCTACATATAAAGGAGAAAGCTGGAGAAGGGAACAGCAGAGCAGGTCGGGGGAATCACAAAACCTTGAAAAGGTCCAGGGAAAAGTGAAAGTAAAACCATAATCTTAAAATGAGATGGGCCCACACAGCCAGCACTCATTCCCCAAAGGTAAAGTGATATATAGCTGAAAAGGCACTTGGCAACTAGAAGGTGTTTCCTCCCCAGAGCATAATTTGCAGTCTGTGGACAAAAATAAATGGCtagagctgcacagagccccagGGAAATCGATAAGGAGAAGCTGAATAGCAAAACTTTGTGGTAGATTTCTGTGCAGTTTAATTAAATTGCATTCAATCACTAAACAATGGATTAAGGCCTCATTATGAGAGATGAAGTCACTCAAgcgtttgggaaaaaaaaaaacattaatattttaaaggcCTACTAAATCAGGCCTACCAAAATGTCGCCCTTTTGCCTGGAGCTAGGCAATCTGCTGCAGTAACTTGGCACCGAAATAGCAATTTTCATCTTCAAAGGCCTGTGCAAAGTGTAACTGATGCTTGTCATGCGGGGATAGAAAATGAGGGTAATATCTTTTACTGGGTGGGGAAAGAAAAGTAGAGAAATGATTTGCCTGAGGCTGCACGAGGATTCAGGACCCACCCAGCCACCTAGCGTCGGTGATCAGGACCTTTGACTTCTCCTCAAAATGCAGATCGCACTTGTCTTTAAGGGAAGGGCTAGCAGTGGGACGTGGAAAAGCATCATCTCTTCGTGGGCTGGGAAGCAGAGCCTTGTTTATTCGGTCAAACATGCACCATCAGCAACCCTTTTATGAGAAATTCTTCCCTTTACAGGTGAGGGTTTTCACTGTGCACCACACCAGTTTCGCACGTGCTCAcctttaatacaaaaaaatcaatAGAGCTGCTCAAAACATATGCATAGATACCTGAATATTTCTGAAGATGGAACACTGACACTTAACATGTAATAACAGAAGTAGACAGGGTAGGAGACTCACCCTAATGCTGTGTGCTTCAGTATATGAATCTTTCTCCTCATTCTTTCAGCCCTCaatccaagctttttttttttaaatcagaaatgacATGAAACTCTCTCTCTTTGAAAAGATAGTCATATGAGACATTGAACATAACAGCTTTATCACAAAAAGATAGCTATAAGAAGTTCTGAAGTATCTATTACAGCAATGTAACATAGCAATATTATggcaatatatatttataacaaCACCCATAAAATACTGGTTTTAGCTACCAGTACAACTGGGTTTTGTAACACTTGTAGATACAattctttcagaataaatttcagaagaataaaaattctttcagaatatttttcagagTAAATTGCTGTATCTTGCACAGTAGCTTAACCTGAGTCTGTAAaggcactcagataacatgacaCATAAAATGGCATCATATACATTTAGACAGCACTGGAATGGAGTCCTATAGCCCTGTGTGAAGTCTCTGAACTTCCCATTGTGGTGTTTGGTGAAGGTTAGAAGCCTTAAAATGTGATTCACAACATTCAGCCCTGAGCAGGGAGCTACTAAGCCTTGGCTCCCAGGGAAATCCCGAGTGGACAGGGGTGTTCTTGACATTTCTCCTCTCCACAATTGAGCACTTTAGGCCTCAAGGAGATGCCCCCTCCCCCTTGGCATTCACAACTTGAAACTTTCTCATTTCAAGTAATTCCTACCatgaggctttttttgttttttgtttttttactataGCCTCATGCATATATCCTGTGGATCAGCTCCCCTCCCAAAGAGCAGGCTGCTGAACATGCAGAGCACTGACCAGTGATGACTGGCAATACGTGAGAGTTCTCTGGTCGCATCCCTAGAGTCTAGAGGGGGTGCAGAACCCAGAACAAAGCTGGTTATGAAATAGCAAATCTGTCTATCTCCAGCATTGACTGGGTGGTCCTGGTAGATTTATCATTTTAGATTCTCCTATGCAGATCTCAGTGTTACCCTGGGGAAGGTGCTCTGAGCCAAAACATGAATGAGCAGAGTTAATGTCACTCTTAACAGACTAAGGGAGGGAGGTGAGCACAACAAGAGCAAAGCTAGGCAAGGGCAGAGAGCTGACCATGGCATGCCCAGAGCTGATGGGACTTGCGGGGAGAACATATATCCCGGCCGCAGGAAATCAGTAACCATATGGTAGAGCTTTTGTTTACAATATAAAGTCCGCTTTCACACTCCATATGACCTGGTTggcagaaaatgctgctgtagtgGCGTGGAAATGGAAAGTGATAACAGCTGTTTAATAGGTTTCTACACAGGGCAGGCATCAGCCGAGGGGTAGAAACAGATTTGATCCATTCTTCTGCacagttaatttttatttatataggaAAGGgaatttcattccttttttcatCTTTAGAGACCTAAAATCAACTGTACATTGGAGACTGAAGCagagagaaatagagaaagaTGTCCTCAGCACATGGCCAGAAGCCAGGAATTCCTGCCTTTTAATCCCTCGCGTGACAATTACTCCCTATGTTGCTTTCCATAAGCTAATGCCGCCAGTCTGTATTGTGTTTCCCCTTCTGTGACGTGAAGAAGGACCTATTTTGTAAGCATGCCTGGAATATTAATGAACGCTTGCAAAGTGCTTCACTTTAGTAGCAGTATGCAGAGGATGCTCACCTTGAAGACAACTTGCTTGTCAGTTCTACATGATTCGCTTGCTTTGATAGCTTTAAAAAACAGCTTCCCCACACGCACTCTCAACCTAGGTCTACTATGTCAGCATTTAACAACCAGGAGAAACAACAGCAAAGAGTTACCAGCAAAGTGCATAGAGTCAAAATATGCAGCCGCCAGCCACTGCACAATTATATGGGACTTAATGTGCAAGGTGATAAAAAAGCATCTTGAGCACAGAAACATTGTCTCTACATTTCTGGCAGAAGATCTTTAAGCAGATTATGTGGGACAGGGCTAGTTTTTAACATAACAGGCTGGCTACCTCTCTGCAAGTTCCAGAAAGACTGAATTACCTGCCCTGGCACAGGTAATGAGTAATGGGCAAATCATGCCATGTGAATAAAAATGAAGGAGCAGATAATGCAATAGTTCCTGGTGGAACCTCCCCTAAAACTATGAATAAAATTGGTACGGTGGGGAGGAAAGGGTAAGCAAGGGAGCAGGGAAATAATGGAGGTGACAAATCAGATGCTTTTAAACATGCCTGAAATTCTGTGAGCCTTGATGGTTTCTGAGAAAAGAAGGGCTAGATAGGCTAAAAATCAAACCACCTCTCCTCTGCCCTTCATAAAAGCATCCTGTGGTGCCAGGAGGGCCTCAGTAGCACTGTTATCTGAGGCTTCCTTTGAGTGGGGCCCTTGTAGCCTGCTTGACCTGCCCTGATTTGAATATTTTTGGAGCACAGCAATGGAAAGGGTAATACCCATAAGACATGAATTTTTCAAGGGCTAAATTAGGCACACTGTAAACTCAGAGtgaaaaaaaagcccaagaaaaTGCATACTTTTCCAGATTTGCAGTTAGCTGTGCACAAAATCAGTGATGGATTGACATCTTTACCAAAATATGAAGATTTTAATGAAGCTCATAAACAACTGACAGCATATTACAACAGgagtctttgcttttctttccttcaaaaatttttttgtttctttgaaatacaTGCACTGATCACAATTTCTTGATTACATTTCATTAATGCATTTCTTAGCAGATCAGGTCTTCCGTATTACTTGTTAGGATGTAACTATGTGAGCAGATATCATAAATGCAATAATACTctgcctttatatatatatatatgataaatatgttttaatgcaCACTACTTGACCACAGGATTAGCAGTGTGGTGCATCTCTCAACTGTTCAGAATTCTGCTTTATTCAGAAGTTAAAAGGTGATTCCCTTACAGGGTaactttatctttttctttccaaatgaattttaaaactgCGTGCTTTCCTTTTGCATTACAGTGACAGATCATTTGACAAGTTTAGGCActtaagaaggaaaacagaaagttcagataaggaaaagtaaaataaataaataaagtagtCAAACTTCCCAAAGTTACAAGAGATTAcaggggaaaacagagaaaatttcCCACAAGGGAAATTTCAGGGATGAGCCgaatacataaaagaaaaagctcaaaaaaaCTGTCACTAGGTGATTTTATTCCATACTATTCCAGATGACACAGATCTGCTAATAGTAAGTCCGTAATGTTACAATTGCCATCATTTAAAGCTGTATGTGCACTGTTTAACTGTTGATTTGACTACGCATATTCTAAAACCTATAAAGTTGAACAATACTATAAATtagcctttttcctccttttctaaaGACAGGGAGTGTTTCCACTTATGATTCCATTTTTAAAAGACCAGTGGGTTACAACAAATATCTTCACCGATGTGACAGAGAACATGCGAAGAACCAAGGTCTTAATATAAATGATGAGGTAACCCTTTGATAATTTTATAATGATCTTTGTTAAagtcattttgttcattttgatgCACCTGGAGACCATGAGCACAGTTTTACCATTTATAATGCAATCTATATGGGAGCAAAGGAATTGGAAGGACACTAATGTCCTCAGCCTGGAGGTTTAGAAGAAAGAGCTAACAAGTAAAGACatcccctctccctttccctgagCTAGCTCCTGCTCTTTAATATCCTGCAGATTGCTGTTGGGGCTTTTGTTAGTCAAGCTTACACCAGGCTGGTCTGCAGGAGGGAAACTGGAAGGGAGCTGGTGCAAAGGAGAGGTCGGTCAGAAGACCAGGGACATGCCTGGAAAGGGCTGCCCATAGCCAAAACATTTGAGTCCAGCAGGGTCAGCGTTGGGTGTTCAGGCTCATAGCTAAGGAAGTATGCAGCCATTTTCTTAACCAGCtgccttgaaaacataaatactATAACatgtaatatataaaaaaatacatatttttttctaggCCACAGCTGactaacatatatatatatatatacacacacacacacacatatatatatgcgcAGAGGCAGAAGACATCAAAACCAAAGTGCAACCTGTGTGTGCTAATGGCTTCAAAATCCTAATGGTTTCAGGGGATGGGAAGAGGTGGGTCAGCTAGGAATAACTGCCTATATTGGTGGTTATGTTATGacagagaaggagaagggaagagagaggcaaaagtTAAAATTACTGTAATTGCCTTGTAATAAAACTGTCGAGATTTTGGAACAAAGGCCACTTCTTGGGATTTCACTTAACTGACTAGGTAGTAGATATATATGTCAAACATTTCAGTGAATAGGCAGAATCCCCTTCAACTCTAGCAGATAGTACAGGGAGGATTAGGTGTGCACTTAACAGTCACAAAAGTGCCCATTATGTTACCCACTCTCACTTACTTACTCAGCTGCAAATCTGCATAAGGCCAAAAGCCGTGTAAATGACAACTCCAATTaaaaatgagtcttttttttttaaacaaaacaaaaccaaaaagaaagcaagccccCAAAACCAAACCCAACCTCACACCTGGAAGTTTGTGTAAAAGGCAATTTATTAATGCAGAGTTAAGGTTTTTTACTGAGATCTTGTGTCCTTGTGATATCAGCAAAACTTGCCTTTAGGAAGCAAATGCCCATGGGCCAGAAAACATACCAGCCTTGTTAGGCAAGGCACGTgagcagctctgcctggaaacTATTCTGAGCAGGTGTCCCTTAATCCAGGCCTTTAATCAGTGTGGAGACACAGGAAAAACACAGCTGTTAAATGTTACAGCGTGATCCTCAGGCACATGATGACACCCAACACTGGACTTTCCCGTAACTAAATGAATGTACCATACTCAACTCCCTCTCTCTTATAAACCCAATGGCAGTCACAGACTTTATATAATACTATTTATAACTATATTATAAAACATAAAAGGCCAAAGACTGACACCTTTCTAGTACAGCACTAAAAGGAGACAGGCTGGATCCACCACAATACGATCCTTTCTTAGAAGTGAAAAAAGCAAACTCCATACAAGCAAGCCCTTCCTTTCCTGCAGAGAGCCTCGGTGCACTCAGGGAGTCCAGCAACACAATCACAGGTACTCAGTTTAGCTACATGCAACAGCGACTGCAGCGAGGGTGTTTTCTCATGGAAGCCGTTGCTGATTTCCAGTGTTACAGCAGTAGAATTACAGGCCACAGAGCCATGCAGCAGGATgcttcccaggcagctgctggaaaatTTGAAATCTGCTGAATGCACAACctgcaaaaataatgaaataccaGTGGGTCCACTCAGTGCTGTACTACCAGGGCTATTTCAAACTGAAGCaatttatttaaagagaaaataaagctatCAGGATTACATACTGCTGCCTGTCATTAGCACTGTAAACCCTGTATCCCTAGCAAAAGTCCTCCTTGATGTCACAAGGAAtctctcatttctctcttttcaacATTTATCCACAggtgaggggaagaggaggaaatggtTTTATCTTTCTGCCTGTCACGCTACTTTGACTGTTGATTTTTGTCCTGATGTAGTTAAAAGATGGTGTACTGAATAGCTTCTAATGGGGTGGAGCAAGAGAGGCGGCAAGGGGAGTGCGAGCTGAGGGGAGAATGGCTGTTTTGGAATGGGGGGTTCTCCTTTATTTGAAGAAGGGGATTGCAGCATCCTCCCAGCAATCGCCAATCTAGAGATTGCACCCGAACTGTGGTGTGGGCTCTGTCTTTTGATGGTCCTTGTAGATATCATTTATATCATAGTACTAGGTAAACACACTGGGGGCCAAGGCTCATTGTTTTAGCCgctgtgcaaacacacacacaccacacagtCTGATATATCTGAGACCTTTGgctagggaaagaaaaacaaacagatccTGTCTTTCCCTTCTGCCTCCGGAGCTCCCTGGTGCTGTCGCACACGAAGGAACTGCAGATTGCAGATAGTGATTGCACAGTCACTTAAAGAGCAGTTTACTAAGCACAggctgaaaaataatcttttttggGTTGCATTGTTTCTCAACAAGTTCACTTCTGATCATCACAGAACAGTTACTTTCATAATCTTACAGCTACAGGCATTTTTAGTAAAACCTTTCATTCTGCAAAAATCCAGTAGCATAAGCTTTATGTTCTTCATGGAATGGCTGCATGGACCAGTGGTTACTCAGGATTTTTCTTTAAGCTTAGATTTTTTTCAGGCAATGGTTTCACTGACTTGTGCGAGCAGAGTATGTGTTCCTGTAGTAGGGTACATAgattaaattcattttatttctcagatCAATTGAGCAAGTCAGTGCacaatgaaaatacaaataaaaatgaaagtatcTGTGCCACTATCCCATAATACAGTATTTAGTTTGCCAGTAATCACATGGTAGTCACCAccacatgtgtgtatataaaaaaatcagTCCACAGTAATTCAGGGCACAACTCCATATCTTATTATATTGTCAGCCAGTGATGTCTTCATGTTTTATTAATATGCCTAAAAAACTAGGTCAAGGATGGAACCGTAACAGTGCAGTTCACTGCTAAATAAATGTACCTTCCTATAGCAGACGCTGTACAGTTCTGTTGTTTTAGCCCAGACCACAGCACAGTTAGCAGTAACTACCTAGTATTTGCTCTGTGATTCTCTTATAAGGAGAATTTTGTATTTTCACAGGAAACGGCAAGACCTGTTGCTGTTTTGTCATCCTCAGATTATGGGAGACGCATAAAAAAGCCCGTAGAGCAGCTGATCAGAGATCACACCAGGATTAATCATGTTCAGGCAGAATTCTACAGGAAAAACGGAATCACCTGTTTACTGGAAAAACCTTCTCCAAGCCTGGATCCATGCTAAATCTCTTGTAACTGTCATTGCCAGCAACACTTACGTGGTGTAAAAagcaaaccaaccaaacaaaaaacctcacctcaagaaagaaaatagtgcttttgccttttcctctatTATTTTAGTTAGTGAGAGTGGTTTGGAATAAAAAAGGATGAACTAGCAGCTGTACTTTTCCTCATGCTAATTCAAAATGTATCCCTTCTTACAGTCTCATTAAAATCTTGCAAAGAGCATCGCAAGAATTGAATGTTTTAGGAAGCAGCACTGGAAACAAGGGATCTGTTGGGTCAACAGCTCTCCCTGTGCTATTTCAGGCAGTGATTCTACATAACTCTGTTCACATACTTAATATATAAACACGCTTGCTCCTCAAGGTATCAATGGTCACTGATTTCTTAATCTTCAAAGTGCTGCTAAAAAATTGCTAAGTGTCATATGTGAAACAGCTGAAACAGAGATTCAACCCAGATTCTCCAAAATATATAGCCTTAACTATAGATGGGCATGTAAAAAATGGTCTGACTTTCAGAAGTGCTAAAGATTTAGCAATTTCAATAGACTCCAAGTGGAAGTCAATCTAAAGGGAACTGCCGAGTGCTTGGCATTTATATAGACACTAAAATCCAGGGTTAGCTAATTTCAGGCATCCATTTTGCTGACTCAGTTATACAAATGGTGTCTGAGGGATCTGTTCAGCACAGCCACAAGAAAAATCATCTTTGGATCTGTATccaatgctgaaaaaaaaaagccaactaaGAGAACACACACTAAATAGTTTTGCAgcaaggatggaaaaaaaaacaaggatcAAGCAATAGTCATTTAAAAAGCCTATCTAGAGTAAATGCCTAAATCTCCTTAAATGTTTACTGCTTTGTATCCTTACCGAATCCAGTGTTTTCATCAGCTTTAAAGTAATTTCAGGAGATAGAACATACAAGGGTACACATCAGTTTGGTTTTCAAGAGCCATTGATCCTGCTGTTGTTTAAAGCTGAAGCAATACTGTTCAATAAAGAATGATAGCCAGACTGATCATACCTGAAGAGAAGGACTGAAAGTCCACAGCTTTGACTGACACTGGAGTTCTGTTAGGCACTTATGAACAGCAAACCTAGATCATTTGCAAGTACACCAAGtctgctaataaaaataaaaataaaaacaaaaaacaacttagTTTGGGATGTTCATAAGCAGAAAATTCAGCAATCAAGCTAGTTTGTTGCAGCATGATATAAGAATCAGAGTACAAACAGCAGCCCTTTCTGCAAGGTGTTTGCCACCTCCATTATTTATGACCTGCAAGGACAAGGACAGTAACTGTTACCTTCCTTTGCAACAATAAATATTCCATCAAACAAATCTAGTAGCATTAATTGAAGAGGATTCACAGTAAGAATAAAGTGAGAAGTACATGTTTTTGAACAACATCGGAGTGCTTTTTACAAGAATCAGTATCAAATGCATGCCAGTTAAGACTGAGATCAAATATGGCCCTATTCTATATAGGTTATTTTTAGTTTGGGACAATCAGTACAAATTACTTCTTTTAAGTGTCTTCCTTACTATATTTACAAACCATCTGTGTGTGAAAACTgcatgaaaacaaattatttgaaaACACCTCCACCTTCTGGCTGACATGAGAAAGACACATCACCAGTTTGTTCACTTCCACCATGGAAAAAGGAGAGCGTGACTCATCAAGACCTACCCATATGCCATTATCAGTTTTCCTATTCCATTTCTTTGCTTATGTCATCCCCTTCTCTTTTAATCCCTTCTCATCCCTCCTCATTTTAAAGGCTTTCAACAAGTTGCCCTTCCTACTTTTTTCTCATTCAGTTCTGAGTGGCTGACTTCCTACTTCAATGCTTAGTTGTGTCCAATGAGTACCTTTTGCATTAGGGAGAAATTCCTTGTAAATGTCTGCAGATACCTTTCAGTTGTTCTCCCTCAATTTCTTTTGCTAGGATGACAACTAGTAGGTTACTGATGTGCTGCAAGCTTCCTATTATACTAGCAGAAAATATCTCATGACTTCTTTATGCTCCCTCATCTGTCAGTGCTGACATACTACTGCAATGAATTAACGTGAAAAGAATGTATGGTAGGACACAATGTAAATCATATTCTAGATCTGGGTGTTGCATCCAAAAATCTCCAGGCATTGCTGGGACAATTGACAGACACCTGCAATTCACAAATTATTAACAGTGGCCTTGAAAGGAAAAAGTCATGTTCTACTTCTGCTCATGAAATGTATAGAACTTTTAAGGATGTAAAagttttatgtatgttttttcgTATCAAATCAAAACAGAATCAAACTGGGTGATGCAGTCAGTCTGCTTTGCTACTCATAAATAATAATTCGTCACAGGGCAGCAAGCATACTCTAATCTGAAAATGTAGCATTTTGATCTTTATGTGACAGTTCAAGTATATGTTCTATGATCAGAACTAAGCTTTGCTACTTCCCCTTTAACCATCCGTAAACTAATGCGTTGACTCAAGTCAGGGTATGTTTTTCCCAGCTGAAGTGGTATGCTTCCAGTTCTTCGTTCCACCCTTTTGCCATAGTTTATACTCCTGCATAAGACATGATGATATAGGACACATTTCTGCTTCTGAGCTTTAAAGAGATAATGTGCTAAGCCATCAGTTTCAGTTTAGACTGGTATAGCAGGCTGTAAACTGAAGCAACTCTGGAGTGCCTGCATGACCCcactgtcgcggcccgaaaggagtcgttcagga
This Dromaius novaehollandiae isolate bDroNov1 chromosome 2, bDroNov1.hap1, whole genome shotgun sequence DNA region includes the following protein-coding sequences:
- the CFAP90 gene encoding cilia- and flagella-associated protein 90, whose protein sequence is MWSAQDTREAAEEEKEEEEEGEGEKLAAPARRKHQLPLSAQSAFGYVPPGRRNPPEVSYFHQEAKTGSVSTYDSIFKRPVGYNKYLHRCDREHAKNQGLNINDEETARPVAVLSSSDYGRRIKKPVEQLIRDHTRINHVQAEFYRKNGITCLLEKPSPSLDPC